From Pseudanabaena sp. FACHB-2040:
TGACCTAAGACTTCGTTGAGAATAAATAGAGATTTTTCAAGAACCTTTAGAGCTTCTAGGGGCTGCTCATTTTTTTCATAAAGTTTTCCTAGTGTTCGAATGCGCTCAGCAAAATATTGGCTTTTAGTTTCATGACGCTTATGTTTAATATCTTGCCATCTTTCCAACAATGAGATAGCTTCTTGATAACGCTTTTGCCTTTGATAAAGACTTGCCAAGTTATTCAAACTGATAGCGGTATTGGGATGATTTTCTCCTAGTTGCTCTTCTACAATTTGCAAAGCACGGACATAAAGAGGTTCTGCCTCTCCATATCGTCCTGTATTTTTGTAGAGGCTTGCCAAGTTGTTCAGACTAGCAGCAGTATCAGGATGATTTTCTCCTAGTTGCTCTTCTACAATTTGCAAAGCACGGACATAAAGAGGTTCTGCCTCTCCATATCGTCCTGTATTTTTGTAGAGGCTTGCCAAGTTGTTCAGACTAGCAGCAGTATCAGGATGATTTTCTCCTAGTTGCTCTTCTACAATTTGCAAAGCACGGACATAAAGAGGTTCT
This genomic window contains:
- a CDS encoding tetratricopeptide repeat protein, which encodes LYKNTGRYGEAEPLYVRALQIVEEQLGENHPDTAASLNNLASLYENTGRYGEAEPLYVRALQIVEEQLGENHPDTAASLNNLASLYKNTGRYGEAEPLYVRALQIVEEQLGENHPDTAASLNNLASLYKNTGRYGEAEPLYVRALQIVEEQLGENHPNTAISLNNLASLYQRQKRYQEAISLLERWQDIKHKRHETKSQYFAERIRTLGKLYEKNEQPLEALKVLEKSLFILNEVLGQKHPKTILLKGEVKQLKKQIRQGLK